The genomic interval ATTACTCGAAATGCAATTGATTCACAGATTATTTACAATGTATTGAAATCATCAACTAGTAAACCAAAAACAAAAAGACTGCTACCTTTTAAATCAGAACCCCGCAACAATGTCAATTCAGTAGTATTCCTATATCCTGCAAATCACTTTCTTGACATTTTAGACAGGGAAATAAAAAATAGATACTTTGAGCTTCTACTTGTATTAAAAAGAAATGACATCAAGATAAAACCTGTTAATTTTGGTATGGCCAAACAATATCATCAAAGTTGGAAAGTTGTCTGATTATATGAAGCTGCACAAGTTCATGCGGATAAGCTCAAAAATAATTCGGGTCAATTATCTGAAGAGGTCAGAATAATGCTGTTGAGAGGAAGCAAAATCAAGTATTCTAGGTATCTGAATGCCAGAAGAAAGATTACAAAAATCAAAAAAGAATTTATTGATATTTTTGATACTGTAAATAAGATTCTCTTACTGCCTACCACAGTTATCCAAGCTCCAAAACTGCGTAAAATATATGTGAATATTAATAATAGAAATTTAAAGGCACGTGATGTGTTGCATAGAAACACTATCGTTTTTAACAGCATTGGTTTTCCTTCATTGACTATTCCATTGAATAAGTATGCCGTGTCACAATCGATACTTCCTATGGGATTACAAATTGTTGGTACCCCTCATGCTGATGACTTGTTCCTGAGAGCAGGTGTAGCTATTGAAGAATTTATTGCAGCTTACCTTAGGTCCGATAGCATACATCCAGTCAAAGAAAAAAAACTAACGTAATTTGTATAACGTATTATAGAGTAAAGTTATTCAAAACTATTTGAAATCATACAAATCTTTAAAGCAATATTATTGCCTTCAATCATTATGAACAGGATGTCAAAAAAAAATTACATGCTTGAAAATATGAATGCAGTCGAGGTAAACAAACATCAGAATTCAAAATCAATAGCTTTTGTGTTAATTGGATCATGTGAAAACCATGGTGATCATCTTCCTTTTGGATCCGATTCTCTTTTTCCAGTCAGTTTGGTACAGTTAGTTTTAGATAGTATTCTAAATGCTAAATCTGAAGAAGATAAAGATCATAATTTCATTGTGTTACCTATTGTTCCTTATGGCGTGAGCATACATCACTGCGATTATCAAATGACTATTAGTTTAAGATCCTCTACAATGATAAGTTTGATAGAAGATCTTCTCAAAAGCCTTGCTTCAAATGGAATTAGGCGTGTCATTATCTTAAATGGTCACGACGGTAATATCGCTCCAGCAGAAACCGCTGCAAGAAATATCAAAAATGAATATCCTGATATGGTGATAGCATGTTTGGAATCTTGGTGGACTTTGGTTGGCCAAAAAAATAAGAATGCTTTTGACGTGTGGGAAGGACTTGGTCACGGCGGTGAAGCCGAAACATCGGCCTTACTCGCTGTAAGACCGGATTTAGTCAACTTGAGTTTGGCCCCTGAGCAAACTATTCCAAATCTACCTGGGGAAGATATTCGAATATATTGGAAATTCAATGAACTTACTGCTACTGGTTCGACCGGCGCACCTAAATTGGCAACGGTAGAAAAGGGAGAAGAAATTATAAGAATTCTTACAAAGGTTATACTTGATTTTTTGGAAAAAATGGATTCAAATGATTGGAAATATGGGATCTCCGCTATTAGTGGCAAATAAATATTATTGAGAACTAGTCACGTCCGCGGTACGGCCAGAGAATAGATGTTCACTCCTTTTTTGTTCTTTGTGGCATATCAAAATTAGTTTTTTAGAATTAATGAATGGATGAGAAACAAAAATATGATATTATTTTTGCAATTGTAATATTAGATTAGTAACAAAACATAGCGCTGGGGCGATATAGTCTATTACCTGTTAAATCCTTAATATCGATATTCGTAGGTTGCAAAACTAAAGCTTACAATTTTTATAAAATGATAAAACTGTATGACATTTGCTTCAAAAATTCATCAACACAGTAATTATTATTAATGAACTTGGACCAATAAATTGACACAAAAACAACTTGAAGGCTGTTGGCAACGATTCAACGGGCGTCGCCATAGCATTCCATGGATGTTTATATTTATTTCATTAGTAACAAAGTCTAGCTTTTTTTAAAAAAAATCAGATAGTTGCGACTTTTTGATCACAATCTATTATTTTGTCGCTTATTTAAAAAGCATTTAATCTTTGAAGAGTTTTTGAGTCAATTGTGCTACTCGCTTTCCTAACGCTCTTGCCACCTTAATGTCTGCATCATCAATTTGCTTGTTTGCCATTGGTCCAACAATTCTACTTGGACCATACGGACTACCACTCTCTGACAGTTCAGGAACAGAATATGGAACCCCCACAATTATCATTCCATGATGAAGCATTGGAAACATCATCGAAATAGCAGTTGTTTCCTGACCACCATGAACTGATGCAGCGCCTGTAAATACCGAACCCAACTTGCCGACAAGAGCTCCATCCATCCAAAGTTTGCTTGTTCTATCCCATAAGGCTTTCAAGGGCGCAGCCATGTTTCCAAATCTAGTTGGTGAACCAAAAATAATTGCGTCATAATTGGGTAATATTTTGACCAAGTCATCTATACTGCTTGTTGGAAATCTATTGTTCATATCTTCTACAACTTTAGACCATTCTGGATTCTGAGAGATAATTTCTGTTGGTACATCATCTGCAATTCTGCGAAGAGTTACGCTCACGTTTGACAATTCCTTGGCACCATATGCTATTTCTTCAGCCATCTTTACAGTATTACCATATCTTGAATAAAACAAAACGAGTATTTTTGCCGGTCTATCAGACATTATGAGATGATGCTTATCTAATTATTTAAAGGATCTAATTTTTTTTATGACATTTTGATGTTGCAATTATGGGAACGATAAAGATTAATATTCATAGATTGATATTTATTCTTGTACTTGGGAATCATTAGCTTCTTAATTGGCCTTGCAATTTCGACTATCTTGATATACATTGTTACAAGGCTACTTGGGGAAAAGGAAGGCCTTAAAATAGCACTCTTTGCTGCACTATTAGGTTCGATAATGTTTGGAATCATAAATTATTTTTTTGGAAACGGCATTCTTGCAGCAGCTGTAGGTGGTATCATTTGGCTCGTTTCCTTAAAGTGGTTATATAGCACAGGATGGCTTAAAGCGATCTTGATAGCGGTGGTACTTTGGATTGTAGTTGCCATTGTGGGCACGTTTTTGCCTACATTTCCTAATCCATTTTAGTTACAAAAATAAGAGGATCCACCTCCAACCTCGCTTTCAGTAATTACGATCTAGATATTAGTTATGTTAACCTGATACAAACTATGGTCGAAATATTTTCTATTTTGAATTTTTACTATCCTCAAATTATTCTATATCTTGATTATTTCGGCACAGTTGCATTTGCTGTAACCGGAGCATTTAAAGCAATTGAACAAAAGTCTGACCTAGTTGGTGTAGTGATTTTATCAACTATTGCAGGTTTGTCCGGAGGCATAATAAGAGATGTACTGTTTGGCAGATTTCCTCCGGCCGCCTTATCAGATCCTACGTATTTCCTGCTTACGATATCTACTGGTATTGTATTGTTTTTTTCTTATCACAAGCTAAAAAAACACTGGAATGTATTTCTAAAATGCGATGCGATTGGTCTAGGGGTCTTCACTATTATAGGTGCTACTATGGCTTATGCAATCTTTGGGCCAAATTTACTTTTAATAACTTTTGCAGGATTGATTACTGCCACTGGTGGAGGCATATTAAGAGATGTATTTGTTAATGAGATTCCTTTGGTTTTTGTGAGGGAGTTGTATGCAACTGCAAGTTTTGGAGGGGTAGTCGTCTTTTATGTGCTGATACTTCTGGCCGACCCAGTGGTTGCGGCCATTGCAGGTATCGTAACCGCTACGGGAATAAGGCTATTGGCTATGAAATATGATTGGAATTTACCCAGAGCCAGAGTGTCATAAACTGCTTCTGACAAATTTTATGAATATTGCAAGGTATCACGTATCATACCTTTCATTGTAAACGATTTTTCCATAGAAGGATGAGGACAAGGAAAAGAGTTTGCTGCCAATTATCCTTTCGCGGACATTATAGCATATAGACTATAGAAGCTGTGAGAGGGTAAAAACATTGGATTCTGTGGTACTTTATTTCTCAGTTAGGACGAATTTAATTAATTTCTCTCTATAACCTCATTTTTAGCAAAGTTTAATTCTCATATTATGGTAAAAACTAACATCAAATTGCAAGTTGTAAATAGGAGATTGCTGAGCATTACTTGAATTCTACTAATGTTTCTACCAACAAGATAAAAAATAATAATAATATACCAAAAAATATCCAAACTATAAAGACAATTAATCCCTCTACGGAGGAAGTACTCCGTGAGTATAATCTCATAACTAAGGAAGAAATAACCGACTTGGCGAGAAAATCTAAAAAGGCCTACAAAGAATGGCGCAAGGACTATAAGAGAAGGACTGGATTTTTGTACGCTTTCGCAAATGAGTTTAAAAAGGAGAGAGAACGACTTGCCAAGGTAGCAACTCTAGAGATGGGAAAAACCATTAAAGAGGCAAGATCTGAAATAGATAAATGTGCTTGGGCAATGGAATATTTTGCAGACAACGGAGGTGTCTTTTTGCATGATGAAGTTATTAATACCGATGCAAGAAAATCCATAGTAACGTTTGAACCCCTTGGGGTCATAGCAAGCCTGATGCCATGGAATTTTCCCTATTGGCAGGCCTTGAGGTT from Candidatus Nitrosocosmicus hydrocola carries:
- a CDS encoding creatininase family protein; the protein is MSKKNYMLENMNAVEVNKHQNSKSIAFVLIGSCENHGDHLPFGSDSLFPVSLVQLVLDSILNAKSEEDKDHNFIVLPIVPYGVSIHHCDYQMTISLRSSTMISLIEDLLKSLASNGIRRVIILNGHDGNIAPAETAARNIKNEYPDMVIACLESWWTLVGQKNKNAFDVWEGLGHGGEAETSALLAVRPDLVNLSLAPEQTIPNLPGEDIRIYWKFNELTATGSTGAPKLATVEKGEEIIRILTKVILDFLEKMDSNDWKYGISAISGK
- the wrbA gene encoding NAD(P)H:quinone oxidoreductase; translation: MSDRPAKILVLFYSRYGNTVKMAEEIAYGAKELSNVSVTLRRIADDVPTEIISQNPEWSKVVEDMNNRFPTSSIDDLVKILPNYDAIIFGSPTRFGNMAAPLKALWDRTSKLWMDGALVGKLGSVFTGAASVHGGQETTAISMMFPMLHHGMIIVGVPYSVPELSESGSPYGPSRIVGPMANKQIDDADIKVARALGKRVAQLTQKLFKD
- a CDS encoding DUF1129 domain-containing protein — translated: MGIISFLIGLAISTILIYIVTRLLGEKEGLKIALFAALLGSIMFGIINYFFGNGILAAAVGGIIWLVSLKWLYSTGWLKAILIAVVLWIVVAIVGTFLPTFPNPF
- a CDS encoding trimeric intracellular cation channel family protein → MVEIFSILNFYYPQIILYLDYFGTVAFAVTGAFKAIEQKSDLVGVVILSTIAGLSGGIIRDVLFGRFPPAALSDPTYFLLTISTGIVLFFSYHKLKKHWNVFLKCDAIGLGVFTIIGATMAYAIFGPNLLLITFAGLITATGGGILRDVFVNEIPLVFVRELYATASFGGVVVFYVLILLADPVVAAIAGIVTATGIRLLAMKYDWNLPRARVS